The Medicago truncatula cultivar Jemalong A17 chromosome 4, MtrunA17r5.0-ANR, whole genome shotgun sequence genome includes a region encoding these proteins:
- the LOC25492114 gene encoding non-classical arabinogalactan protein 31, whose protein sequence is MAKFLAMLLLFLQLISFNVFAEELESLHEPTPLHLPANAPLHHRHNHNLSPTTAHTPLHPSHHAKPPTHPYHQHPPAHAPVQPPTHRHHHHPPAHPPIHQQHPPAHAPVDKRARVYPLFRLPIPIKSRIAVEGVVYVKSCKHAGVETLSNATSLNGAVVKLQCNNTKHNVVRKGKTDKNGYFYIKGSKDISSFAAHKCNVVLDSAPNGLKPSNLHGGVTGAVLKRKKSFVSKGHVLILYNVKPLAFEPKCTH, encoded by the exons ATGGCCAAGTTCTTAGCAATGTTGCTACTCTTTCTCCAATTGATTTCTTTCAATGTATTTGCTGAAGAACTTGAATCTCTTCATGAACCAACACCACTTCATCTACCGGCTAACGCCCCTCTCCACCATCGTCACAACCACAATCTCTCACCGACCACTGCTCACACTCCTTTACACCCTTCTCACCATGCTAAACCTCCAACCCATCCCTACCATCAACACCCTCCTGCTCATGCCCCTGTTCAACCTCCAACCCATCGTCACCATCACCACCCTCCTGCCCATCCCcctattcatcaacaacatcctCCGGCTCATGCCCCTGTGGACAAACGTGCTCGAGTTTACCCTCTATTCCGTCTTCCTATACCTATTAAATCCCGAATAGCTGTTGAAGGTGTTGTTTATGTCAAATCATGCAAGCATGCTGGAGTTGAAACCCTTTCGAATGCTACATCTCTCAATG GTGCCGTTGTGAAGCTCCAATGCAACAACACCAAACACAACGTGGTTCGAAAAGGCAAGACCGATAAGAACGGTTATTTCTATATCAAAGGCTCAAAGGACATCTCAAGTTTTGCAGCTCACAAGTGTAATGTTGTATTGGATAGTGCACCAAATGGATTAAAGCCCTCAAATCTTCATGGTGGTGTCACTGGTGCTGTTCTTAAGCGCAAGAAATCATTTGTGTCTAAGGGTCACGTTCTCATTCTCTACAATGTCAAACCTCTTGCATTTGAACCCAAATGCACTCATTAA
- the LOC25492115 gene encoding uncharacterized protein yields MVVTIFNPNYGTYKTKNTTGYLNYQDTLVAIAPIGPKKLPGHRTTNVSATAGLMSVELISNDKFLVDVADGSFNFTAKAIFHGKVHMSKVFKVKAMVNISCDIFFNITSLGTDSYCITKIKV; encoded by the coding sequence ATGGTAGTCACAATATTCAACCCAAATTATGGAACTTACAAGACCAAAAATACCACTGGTTATCTTAATTATCAAGACACTCTAGTAGCCATAGCTCCTATAGGACCAAAAAAACTCCCTGGTCATAGAACAACAAATGTGAGTGCTACTGCAGGTCTTATGAGTGTAGAGTTGATATCTAATGATAAGTTTTTGGTGGATGTTGCAGATGGATCTTTTAATTTCACAGCAAAGGCAATATTTCATGGGAAAGTGCATATGAGTAAGGTTTTTAAGGTGAAGGCCATGGTTAATATTAGTTGTGATATCTTTTTTAACATAACTTCCTTGGGTACTGATTCTTACTGCATAACCAAAATCAAGGTGTGA